The following are from one region of the Mycolicibacterium diernhoferi genome:
- a CDS encoding NAD(P)H-dependent amine dehydrogenase family protein, with protein sequence MSASRPLRVIQWTTGNIGKRSLHAIIGRDDMELVGVYAHGADKVGVDAAELAGWPAPTGIKATGDIDALLALQPDACCYNPLWPSIDELVALLEAGVNVCSSAAWITGGKQTPQDLERIRNACITGNSTIFGSGAHPGVTNMVGMVLSGSCERVDEIRITESVDCSTYESAGTQTAMGFSQDPDTPGLAESVRRESEVFAESAAMMADAIGATLDRMTFDVTFTAATGDTDLGFMTIPKGTVGGVMGYHRGWVGDRNVVSVGFNWTMGDHVAPPKPLEHGHVIQVFGMPNMRTVLHCLPPADWTEPGFMGLGMIYTAMPVTNAVPAVVAAAPGIATLKDLPPVTGHFAG encoded by the coding sequence ATGAGTGCCTCCCGCCCCCTCCGGGTCATCCAGTGGACCACCGGCAATATCGGCAAACGCTCCCTGCACGCGATCATCGGCCGCGACGACATGGAGCTTGTCGGGGTGTACGCGCACGGCGCGGACAAGGTGGGCGTCGATGCCGCCGAGCTGGCCGGTTGGCCCGCCCCGACCGGGATCAAGGCCACCGGCGACATCGATGCGTTGCTCGCCCTGCAACCCGATGCCTGCTGCTACAACCCGCTGTGGCCCAGCATCGACGAACTCGTCGCCCTGCTGGAGGCCGGGGTCAACGTCTGCTCCAGCGCAGCCTGGATCACCGGGGGCAAGCAGACCCCGCAGGATCTGGAGCGGATCAGGAATGCCTGCATCACAGGCAATTCCACCATCTTCGGCAGCGGCGCCCACCCCGGCGTCACGAACATGGTCGGCATGGTGTTGTCCGGGTCGTGCGAGCGGGTCGACGAGATCCGGATCACCGAGTCGGTGGACTGTTCCACCTATGAATCCGCGGGAACCCAGACCGCCATGGGCTTTTCGCAAGATCCGGACACCCCGGGGCTGGCCGAGAGCGTGCGCCGCGAGAGCGAGGTGTTCGCCGAATCTGCGGCGATGATGGCCGATGCGATCGGAGCAACGTTGGACCGGATGACCTTCGATGTCACCTTCACCGCCGCCACCGGTGACACCGATCTGGGGTTCATGACGATCCCGAAGGGCACCGTCGGCGGTGTGATGGGCTATCACCGCGGCTGGGTCGGCGACCGTAACGTGGTCAGCGTGGGCTTCAATTGGACGATGGGCGACCATGTGGCGCCACCCAAACCGCTTGAGCACGGCCATGTCATCCAGGTATTCGGCATGCCCAACATGCGCACCGTTCTGCATTGCCTGCCGCCCGCGGATTGGACCGAGCCCGGGTTCATGGGATTGGGCATGATCTACACCGCGATGCCGGTCACCAACGCCGTGCCCGCGGTGGTCGCCGCGGCCCCGGGCATCGCCACCCTCAAGGATCTGCCGCCGGTCACCGGCCACTTCGCCGGCTGA
- a CDS encoding HNH endonuclease signature motif containing protein — protein MPPPTTPFAENFVEPRLDVLFAEIAELTGQRNAIDGRLVEIIAEIDGRGAADGNALWGATGCRSIEALVAWKAGVTPRNAATMVAVAHRLDELPRLAEGLRAGRLSLDRVAVIAERAAEGCDDHYANLVQYATVTQLRTAVKMEPRPEPETKPEPKRGISSYDGDGYTTYKIRLPKLDAAKFDAALASHKDALVADWKRHHDDPGAEASDQAPPFPDTVDAFMSLIEAGWDTDVAARPHGAHTTVVAHVDLDRHADKPVAALHLGAALTDEERRYLLCDATCEVWFERRGTPIGAGRTTRTISRRLRRALEYRDKTCVVPGCGATRGLHAHHLVHWENGGATELSNLVLLCPFHHRAHHRGDITLTGPADRLVVTDKDGQPLTGAALARPPTTPPPDVAPCKGPLGERAQWWWYTPYEPQPLPGGQSARPR, from the coding sequence ATGCCACCTCCGACAACACCGTTCGCCGAGAACTTCGTCGAACCACGGCTGGATGTGCTGTTCGCGGAGATCGCGGAGCTGACCGGGCAGCGCAATGCCATCGATGGTCGGTTGGTGGAGATCATCGCCGAGATCGACGGCAGAGGTGCGGCCGACGGCAACGCGCTGTGGGGTGCCACCGGATGCCGTTCGATCGAGGCCCTGGTCGCATGGAAGGCCGGGGTGACACCGCGCAACGCCGCGACCATGGTCGCGGTCGCCCACCGCCTCGATGAGTTGCCGCGTCTGGCAGAAGGATTGCGCGCGGGCCGGTTGTCCCTGGACCGGGTCGCGGTGATCGCCGAACGCGCCGCCGAAGGCTGCGATGACCACTATGCGAATCTGGTGCAGTACGCCACGGTGACCCAGCTGCGCACCGCGGTCAAGATGGAGCCCCGCCCCGAACCCGAGACCAAGCCCGAACCCAAGCGCGGGATCAGCTCCTATGACGGTGACGGGTACACCACCTACAAGATCCGGCTCCCCAAGCTCGACGCCGCGAAATTCGACGCCGCGCTGGCCTCACACAAGGACGCGTTGGTCGCGGACTGGAAACGGCACCACGACGACCCCGGTGCCGAGGCGTCCGATCAGGCGCCGCCGTTCCCGGACACCGTCGATGCGTTCATGAGCCTGATCGAGGCCGGCTGGGACACCGATGTCGCCGCGCGCCCGCACGGCGCGCACACCACGGTGGTGGCGCACGTCGACCTGGACCGCCACGCCGACAAGCCGGTCGCCGCCCTGCATCTGGGAGCCGCCCTCACCGATGAGGAACGCCGCTACCTGCTCTGCGACGCGACCTGCGAGGTGTGGTTCGAACGGCGCGGCACCCCGATCGGGGCCGGGCGGACCACCCGCACCATCAGCCGCCGGTTACGCCGCGCCCTGGAGTACCGGGACAAGACCTGTGTGGTGCCCGGCTGCGGGGCCACCCGCGGTCTGCACGCCCATCACCTCGTGCACTGGGAGAACGGCGGGGCTACCGAGCTCTCAAATCTGGTGCTGCTGTGCCCGTTTCACCACCGCGCACACCACCGCGGTGATATCACCCTCACCGGGCCCGCCGACCGGCTGGTGGTCACCGACAAAGACGGACAACCCCTGACCGGTGCGGCACTGGCCCGCCCACCGACCACCCCGCCCCCGGATGTGGCGCCCTGCAAAGGACCACTGGGCGAACGCGCCCAATGGTGGTGGTACACCCCCTACGAGCCGCAGCCACTGCCCGGCGGCCAGAGCGCACGCCCCCGCTGA
- the octT gene encoding diglucosylglycerate octanoyltransferase, producing the protein MSSEPQSDSAPARRKTLLVFCDSLSYYGPTGGLPADDPRIWPNIVAEQLGWDVELIGRIGWTCRDVWWAATQDPRSWAALPRAGAVIFATSGMDSLPSPLPTALRELIRYVRPPFLRRWVRDGYGWLQPRLSRVARPALPPHLTVEYLEMTRAALDFNRPGIPVVATVPSVHIAETYGKSHRWRAPIVKAITGWADEHQVPVVDLKAAVGEYVMSGQGNPDGIHWNFEAHAAVADLMLKGLAEAGAYQPDTSERS; encoded by the coding sequence ATGTCCTCTGAGCCGCAATCGGATTCCGCTCCTGCCCGCCGGAAGACTCTCCTGGTCTTCTGCGACTCGCTGTCCTACTACGGGCCGACCGGCGGACTGCCCGCCGATGATCCCCGGATCTGGCCCAATATCGTTGCCGAACAACTCGGTTGGGATGTCGAACTGATCGGGCGGATCGGCTGGACCTGCCGCGACGTGTGGTGGGCCGCGACCCAGGATCCGCGGTCCTGGGCGGCGCTGCCGCGCGCCGGCGCGGTGATCTTCGCGACCTCCGGCATGGACTCGCTGCCCTCGCCGTTGCCGACCGCGCTGCGGGAACTGATCCGCTACGTCCGCCCGCCGTTCCTGCGGCGCTGGGTGCGTGACGGCTACGGCTGGCTGCAGCCCCGGTTGTCCCGGGTGGCTCGGCCGGCGCTGCCGCCGCACCTGACCGTCGAATACCTGGAAATGACCAGGGCGGCACTGGACTTCAACCGGCCCGGCATCCCGGTGGTGGCGACCGTCCCTTCCGTGCACATCGCTGAGACCTACGGCAAGTCGCATCGCTGGCGTGCCCCCATCGTCAAGGCGATCACCGGATGGGCCGACGAGCACCAGGTCCCGGTGGTGGACCTCAAGGCCGCGGTCGGCGAGTACGTGATGAGCGGGCAGGGCAACCCGGACGGAATCCACTGGAATTTCGAGGCGCACGCGGCCGTCGCCGACCTGATGCTCAAGGGGCTCGCCGAGGCGGGTGCGTACCAGCCGGACACATCTGAACGGTCATGA
- a CDS encoding DegV family protein — MTVQVVTDSSARLEAEELGRWSIRQVPLHVLVDDTDLRDGIDEIPNDIFDRSQVTTSGASPADLAQAYREALAASDGDGVVAVHLSAALSSTFSSAAAAAREFGSAVRVVNSRSAAMGVGCVAMAAARAAEAGADLDAVEAAARAAVPRGHVFIVVHRLDNLRRGGRIGTAASWLGTALSLKPLLRLDVDGRLVLAQRVRTTSKAHAAMVDAIVDLVGERSATVTVHHVDNHDAAAELGAALTDRLPQLESLTVRDMGAVLAVHVGAGAVGACVSLAE, encoded by the coding sequence ATGACCGTCCAGGTGGTGACGGACTCGTCGGCACGCCTGGAGGCCGAGGAGCTCGGGCGGTGGTCGATCCGGCAGGTGCCGCTGCACGTCCTGGTCGACGACACCGACCTGCGCGACGGAATCGACGAGATCCCGAACGACATCTTCGACCGCAGCCAGGTGACCACATCGGGCGCCTCGCCGGCTGATCTGGCCCAGGCCTACCGGGAGGCGCTGGCCGCCAGCGACGGGGACGGTGTTGTCGCCGTCCATCTTTCCGCGGCACTGTCCAGCACGTTCTCCTCTGCCGCGGCGGCCGCCCGGGAATTCGGCTCGGCGGTGCGCGTCGTGAACTCGCGGTCGGCGGCGATGGGCGTCGGGTGTGTCGCAATGGCCGCTGCGCGCGCCGCGGAGGCCGGCGCCGATCTCGATGCCGTCGAGGCCGCGGCCCGCGCCGCGGTGCCTCGCGGGCATGTGTTCATCGTCGTGCACCGACTGGACAACCTGCGCCGGGGCGGGCGGATCGGGACCGCGGCGTCCTGGCTGGGTACCGCGTTGTCGCTGAAGCCGTTGCTGCGCTTGGACGTCGACGGCCGGCTGGTGTTGGCCCAGCGGGTGCGCACCACGTCCAAGGCGCATGCCGCCATGGTGGATGCGATCGTCGACCTGGTGGGGGAGCGGTCTGCCACGGTCACCGTGCACCACGTCGACAATCACGATGCCGCAGCGGAATTGGGTGCGGCTCTGACCGACCGACTGCCTCAGTTGGAGTCGTTGACGGTCCGCGACATGGGGGCGGTGCTTGCCGTGCACGTCGGCGCCGGGGCCGTGGGGGCGTGCGTCAGCCTCGCGGAGTGA
- a CDS encoding IS110 family transposase, producing the protein MSVHVAPVTSSTIVVAVDVGKTSAVLSVTDAARHRLLAPSEFAMTGSGLTSAAARAMAAAPAAVQVKVGVEAAGHYHRPVLDFRWPDGWEVLELNPAQVAEQRRVQGRRRIKTDVIDLEAITELVLAGYGRPVTDRDVVIGQISAWAVHRSRRVATRSATKNQLLGQLDRAFPGLTLALPDVLATKIGRLVAAEFADPARLAGLGVNRLIRFAATRDLQLRRPVAERLVAAARDALPTRDAVISRRILAADLVLLGDLDDQITVAETALASLLPRSPYATLTSVPGWAVVRVSNYAAALGDPKRWPGPRQIYRASGLSPMQYESAHKRRDGAISREGSVALRRALIDLGIGLWLNEPAAKNYAHGLKDRGKPGGIVACALAHRANRIAHALVRDHATYEPTRWA; encoded by the coding sequence GTGTCTGTGCATGTAGCTCCAGTCACGTCTTCCACGATCGTCGTTGCCGTCGATGTCGGCAAGACCTCAGCAGTGCTTTCGGTGACCGACGCGGCTCGCCATCGGCTGCTCGCGCCGTCGGAATTCGCGATGACCGGGTCGGGTTTGACCTCCGCGGCGGCTCGCGCGATGGCTGCCGCACCTGCAGCGGTGCAGGTCAAGGTGGGCGTGGAGGCGGCCGGCCACTATCACCGACCGGTGCTCGACTTTCGATGGCCCGATGGGTGGGAAGTATTGGAACTCAATCCCGCTCAGGTCGCCGAGCAGCGTCGCGTGCAGGGACGGCGCAGGATCAAGACCGACGTGATCGACCTGGAGGCGATCACCGAGCTGGTGCTGGCCGGGTACGGACGCCCGGTCACCGATCGTGATGTCGTGATCGGTCAGATCAGCGCCTGGGCGGTGCATCGGAGCCGGCGGGTAGCCACGCGTAGCGCGACGAAGAATCAGCTGCTCGGGCAGTTGGACCGGGCGTTTCCCGGACTGACCTTGGCTCTGCCCGACGTACTGGCCACCAAGATTGGCCGGCTGGTGGCCGCCGAGTTCGCTGACCCGGCACGCCTGGCCGGGCTCGGGGTCAACCGGTTGATCCGCTTCGCCGCGACCCGCGACCTGCAACTGCGTCGCCCCGTCGCTGAGCGGCTGGTCGCCGCGGCCCGCGATGCGCTACCGACCCGCGACGCCGTGATCTCGCGCCGGATACTGGCTGCTGACCTGGTGTTGCTGGGCGATCTGGACGATCAGATCACCGTCGCGGAGACCGCGCTGGCATCACTGCTGCCGCGCAGCCCGTACGCGACGTTGACTTCGGTGCCGGGCTGGGCAGTGGTACGAGTATCCAATTATGCTGCTGCCCTTGGTGATCCGAAACGCTGGCCGGGACCCAGGCAGATCTACCGCGCGTCGGGGCTATCGCCGATGCAGTACGAATCGGCTCACAAGCGTCGCGACGGCGCCATCAGCCGTGAAGGCAGCGTCGCACTGCGCCGCGCCTTGATCGACCTCGGTATCGGACTGTGGCTCAACGAGCCGGCCGCCAAGAACTACGCCCACGGACTCAAAGATCGCGGCAAGCCTGGCGGCATCGTCGCCTGCGCGTTGGCCCATCGTGCTAACCGCATCGCCCACGCACTCGTGCGCGACCATGCCACCTACGAGCCGACCCGCTGGGCCTAG
- a CDS encoding DUF6841 family protein — protein sequence MAMDTGAVRRWFDDYLDIFAAAARGDRPVAELLDCYAVPLLLTTDEGVLSLATRDELAAVMQGQIDVLRAQRYRSTGLISAEVTGLNASSAVYRGVFVRHDVDGAELGRVAVTYLLVDGSDGAQIAVLASHGD from the coding sequence ATGGCTATGGATACCGGCGCGGTGCGGCGCTGGTTCGACGATTACCTGGACATCTTCGCCGCGGCCGCCCGCGGCGACCGGCCGGTGGCCGAGTTGTTGGACTGCTACGCCGTGCCGCTTCTGCTCACCACCGATGAAGGCGTGCTCAGTCTGGCCACCCGCGATGAGCTGGCCGCGGTGATGCAGGGGCAGATTGATGTTCTGCGTGCACAGCGCTATCGGTCCACGGGACTGATCAGTGCCGAGGTAACCGGGCTGAACGCGTCCTCGGCCGTGTATCGCGGGGTGTTCGTCCGCCACGATGTCGACGGCGCGGAGCTGGGCCGGGTCGCGGTGACCTACCTGCTGGTCGACGGATCCGACGGCGCCCAGATCGCGGTCCTCGCCTCGCACGGCGACTAG
- the gpgP gene encoding glucosyl-3-phosphoglycerate phosphatase has product MSVRRLVLLRHGQTEWNAGSRMQGQLDTDLTDLGREQAKAAAEVLAKRQPLAIVSSDLRRALDTATALGERSGVPVSIDRRLRETHLGDWQGLTHTDVDDIAPGARLAWRDDARWAPHGGESRVDVAERSVPLVAELLVSQVGWGVDAPDRPVVLVAHGGLIAALTAALLGLPVDNWPVLGGMGNASWAQLSGHDVGDRIKWRLDVWNASAQVANDVL; this is encoded by the coding sequence GTGAGTGTGCGCCGACTGGTGCTGTTGCGGCACGGGCAGACCGAGTGGAACGCCGGCAGCCGCATGCAGGGACAGCTCGACACCGACCTGACCGATCTCGGCCGCGAGCAGGCCAAGGCCGCCGCGGAGGTGCTGGCCAAGCGTCAGCCCCTGGCGATCGTGTCCTCGGACCTGCGCCGGGCCCTGGACACCGCCACCGCGCTCGGCGAGCGATCGGGCGTGCCGGTGTCCATCGACCGACGGCTGCGTGAGACCCATCTGGGGGATTGGCAGGGTCTGACCCACACCGACGTCGACGATATCGCCCCGGGGGCCCGGCTGGCCTGGCGCGACGACGCCCGGTGGGCGCCGCACGGCGGGGAGAGCCGGGTCGACGTGGCCGAGCGCAGCGTTCCGCTGGTCGCCGAACTGCTTGTCTCACAGGTCGGGTGGGGTGTCGACGCGCCGGACCGGCCGGTGGTGCTGGTGGCGCACGGCGGGTTGATCGCGGCGTTGACAGCCGCCCTGCTGGGTCTGCCGGTGGACAACTGGCCGGTCCTCGGCGGCATGGGCAACGCCAGCTGGGCGCAACTGTCCGGGCACGACGTCGGCGACAGGATCAAGTGGCGCCTGGACGTGTGGAACGCCTCTGCGCAGGTGGCCAACGATGTCCTCTGA
- the nadD gene encoding nicotinate-nucleotide adenylyltransferase translates to MRRRLGVMGGTFDPIHHGHLVAASEVADQFQLDEVVFVPTGQPWQKRDRRVAAAEDRYLMTVIATAANPRFSVSRVDIDRGGPTYTKDTLRDLAAQNADTDLYFITGADALGSILSWQNWEELFSLARFIGVSRPGYELDGEHIAAAMKELPEDALTLVEVPALAISSSDCRLRARQSRPIWYLVPDGVVQYVSKRNLYTSEACS, encoded by the coding sequence ATGCGGCGCAGGCTCGGGGTGATGGGTGGGACGTTCGACCCCATCCACCATGGACACCTGGTGGCCGCCAGCGAGGTCGCCGATCAGTTCCAGCTCGACGAGGTCGTCTTCGTGCCGACCGGGCAGCCCTGGCAGAAGCGGGACCGCCGGGTCGCCGCCGCCGAGGACCGCTACCTGATGACGGTCATCGCGACCGCGGCCAACCCCCGGTTCTCGGTGAGCCGGGTCGACATCGATCGCGGCGGGCCCACCTACACCAAGGACACCCTGCGGGACCTGGCCGCGCAGAACGCGGACACCGACCTGTACTTCATCACCGGTGCCGACGCGCTGGGCTCGATCCTGTCCTGGCAGAACTGGGAGGAGCTGTTCTCCCTCGCCCGCTTCATCGGGGTCAGCAGGCCCGGCTACGAGCTCGATGGTGAACACATCGCCGCGGCCATGAAAGAACTGCCCGAAGACGCCCTTACCCTGGTGGAGGTACCCGCATTGGCGATCTCGTCGAGTGACTGCCGGCTGCGTGCCCGGCAATCCCGACCCATCTGGTACCTGGTGCCCGATGGCGTCGTCCAGTACGTGTCCAAACGCAACCTGTACACATCGGAGGCTTGTTCATGA
- a CDS encoding ComEA family DNA-binding protein, producing MDTESPAQRLSRRIGTDRDPGNDADEDADTVLARWLPDTGERTAKDWLAGLRADPGRAGVMALLAVGVIAVLVTVFTVMRDSRPPVSAANLPAVQMVSSASATPSPPQPPDGPVVVSVVGLVHTPGLVTVTAGARIADALEAAGGAVDGADLVGLNLARRVVDGEQIIVGLAAPPGSPSPMGSSVSSAGPAEPNSTAAPKSGQAPNAAPNGPVDLNTATAQDLDALPGVGPVTAAAIIAWREAHGHFTSVDQLSEVDGIGPARLDKLRDLVVA from the coding sequence ATGGACACCGAATCGCCCGCGCAACGCCTGTCGCGGCGCATCGGCACCGACCGGGACCCCGGGAACGACGCCGACGAGGACGCGGACACCGTGCTGGCCCGCTGGCTGCCCGATACCGGGGAGCGCACCGCCAAAGACTGGCTCGCCGGGCTGCGGGCCGACCCCGGCCGGGCCGGAGTCATGGCGCTGCTCGCGGTCGGGGTGATCGCCGTGCTGGTAACGGTGTTCACCGTGATGCGGGATTCCCGGCCGCCGGTGTCGGCGGCGAATCTGCCTGCCGTCCAGATGGTTTCCTCCGCGAGCGCGACGCCGTCCCCGCCGCAGCCACCGGACGGGCCGGTGGTGGTCAGCGTGGTCGGGCTGGTGCACACACCCGGACTGGTGACCGTCACTGCCGGTGCGCGGATCGCCGACGCGCTGGAGGCCGCCGGCGGCGCCGTGGACGGGGCCGATCTCGTGGGTCTGAATCTGGCGCGGCGTGTCGTCGACGGCGAACAGATCATCGTCGGGCTCGCCGCCCCACCGGGATCGCCGTCGCCGATGGGTAGTTCGGTCAGCTCGGCCGGACCCGCCGAACCGAATTCGACGGCCGCACCGAAGTCGGGGCAGGCGCCGAATGCGGCACCGAACGGGCCGGTCGACCTGAACACCGCAACCGCCCAGGACCTCGACGCGCTGCCCGGGGTGGGGCCGGTCACCGCGGCGGCGATCATCGCGTGGCGGGAGGCGCACGGTCACTTCACCAGTGTCGACCAGCTCAGCGAGGTCGACGGTATCGGCCCGGCCCGACTGGACAAGCTCCGAGACCTGGTCGTCGCGTGA
- the rsfS gene encoding ribosome silencing factor, giving the protein MTAAPEAVEMATVAARAAASKLGNDVLVIDVSEQLVITDCFVIASASNERQVNAIVDEIEDKMRAAGHKPARREGTREGRWTLLDYVDIVVHVQHTEEREFYALERLWRDCPVIPVDLDGLDTGDAGDTDDGPQDAR; this is encoded by the coding sequence ATGACTGCCGCACCGGAAGCGGTCGAGATGGCGACCGTCGCGGCCCGCGCCGCCGCGTCCAAGCTCGGCAACGACGTCCTGGTCATCGACGTCTCCGAGCAACTCGTCATCACCGACTGCTTCGTGATCGCCTCGGCGTCCAACGAACGTCAGGTCAACGCCATCGTGGACGAGATCGAGGACAAGATGCGCGCGGCCGGGCACAAGCCCGCCCGGCGTGAGGGCACTCGGGAGGGACGCTGGACCCTGCTCGACTACGTCGACATCGTGGTGCACGTCCAGCACACCGAGGAACGCGAGTTCTACGCACTGGAGCGGCTGTGGCGGGACTGCCCGGTCATTCCCGTCGACCTGGACGGCCTCGACACCGGGGACGCGGGAGACACCGACGACGGCCCCCAGGATGCCCGGTGA
- a CDS encoding GGDEF domain-containing protein, producing the protein MGAQLRTSAGFTALVFLVCLLSIATRMPDTLAVFWPTNALLLGLLLRNPTAATPSTWVGAAAGYLFADLVTGSDLPRALLLNSANMIGVLVGFYGFRRLRNLDLSLTRGSSVTWVAAVSVTAAGSAATVGGFIDVILFGDSWPRGALYWFAYELLNYTVVLPLVLSSPAIRFPTPAHRPSAEALAQLRLQGKRVAVPLILLLATAPVAWMMGGLGALTFSMPALIAAALLGHVFITTLFIAVATAWGITLAVYPPNAMPTMPEGPISISTLIGLALLAGGPLVIACATTERQRIYAALHLAMTRDDLTRAYRRDEFMRRADIALAEAARRSQPVALLMMDLDHFKRLNDTFGHGAGDRALADFADTVRDCTDETALFARMGGEEFAVLLPEASRETALDIAELIRSRQRAATTGEFGDLGATVSVGLVYAAAPLTDLLAAADAALYRAKSSRRDTVVVADDPNPTVPVGWR; encoded by the coding sequence ATGGGGGCTCAACTGCGCACCAGCGCGGGTTTCACAGCGTTGGTCTTTCTGGTCTGCCTGCTTTCGATCGCCACCAGGATGCCCGACACGCTGGCGGTGTTCTGGCCCACCAATGCGCTGCTGCTCGGTCTCCTGCTGCGCAATCCGACCGCGGCGACGCCATCGACGTGGGTGGGCGCCGCGGCGGGGTATCTGTTCGCCGACCTGGTCACCGGCTCCGACCTGCCCAGAGCTCTGCTGCTCAACTCGGCCAACATGATCGGTGTGCTGGTCGGTTTCTATGGGTTCCGTCGTCTCCGGAATCTCGATCTGAGCCTGACGCGCGGCTCGTCGGTCACATGGGTGGCTGCCGTCTCGGTGACCGCCGCCGGATCGGCGGCGACTGTCGGCGGGTTCATCGACGTCATACTGTTCGGTGACAGCTGGCCGCGAGGCGCGTTGTACTGGTTTGCCTATGAGTTACTGAACTACACCGTCGTCCTCCCGCTGGTGCTGAGCTCTCCGGCCATCCGGTTCCCGACGCCGGCGCACCGCCCCTCGGCAGAAGCGTTGGCACAGTTGCGCCTTCAAGGCAAGCGGGTCGCCGTCCCGCTCATACTCCTGCTCGCAACGGCTCCGGTGGCCTGGATGATGGGCGGCCTGGGGGCGCTCACCTTCTCGATGCCCGCCCTCATCGCGGCCGCTCTGCTCGGCCACGTCTTCATCACCACCCTGTTCATCGCTGTGGCGACGGCATGGGGCATCACCCTGGCGGTGTACCCGCCGAATGCGATGCCCACGATGCCGGAGGGTCCGATCAGCATCTCCACCCTGATCGGGCTGGCCTTGCTGGCCGGCGGACCGCTGGTCATCGCCTGCGCCACCACGGAACGCCAACGCATCTACGCGGCGCTGCACCTGGCCATGACCCGGGACGACCTGACCCGCGCCTATCGCCGCGACGAGTTCATGCGCCGCGCCGATATCGCGCTGGCCGAGGCCGCCCGGAGATCGCAACCGGTCGCCCTGCTGATGATGGATCTCGATCATTTCAAGCGGCTCAACGACACCTTCGGGCACGGTGCCGGTGATCGGGCACTCGCCGACTTCGCCGACACGGTGCGTGACTGCACCGACGAGACCGCGCTGTTCGCCCGGATGGGTGGCGAGGAATTCGCGGTGCTGTTACCGGAGGCGTCCCGGGAGACCGCCCTCGACATCGCCGAACTGATCCGCTCCCGCCAAAGGGCCGCGACCACAGGCGAGTTCGGCGACCTGGGAGCCACCGTCAGCGTCGGTCTGGTGTACGCGGCGGCGCCGCTGACCGATCTGCTGGCGGCTGCGGACGCGGCGCTCTACCGCGCCAAATCGAGCCGACGAGATACCGTCGTGGTCGCCGACGATCCGAATCCCACCGTGCCGGTGGGATGGCGCTAG